Genomic segment of Litorilinea aerophila:
GTCGCCGCGTAGTCGCATCTGACAACGGGCTATTCCTGAAAGGCCCGGGCACCGACTGGCGTCAGGAAGTGGCCCCACCTATGATGATTCAGTCCATCGAGCTTTTCAGGGTACAATACCCGGGGCCATGGCCCCGGGCAGGGGCGCCGTCGGTGGCGTCTGCTTCGAGCCGGAAACCGGCCACCGCTGGCTCCGGTTTCCGGGGGACGGAGGGCCCCAAGGATCGCCGTTGTATGATACCGTTTTGACCAGGAAACGACAAACAAATCCCGCATGATGAATTTTTACAACCGGCTCAGCCGGTCCGAACGGCTCGTTCTGTGGGCCAGTGTCGCCACCGTGGCGGTTGTGCTCGTCCTGACCGGGCTGCACATAACCGGTATCTTTCCCAGACCCATGGCCACGCCGGCGGCTTCCATGCCCCCTTCCCCCAACGCGCCAGACCAGGGTCGCCAGGGGACGTTGATGCCCACCTTTACGCCCACCGCCGTACTTTCCACCGCTGTGGCGGCCGCAGCCGCGACCTCGACAGCCTCCCCGGTTGCGACGCAAGCGGCCACAGCGGCGATCCCGGTTGAACCGCCCGCCGAGCCAACGCCCACCCCTGCTCCCTCCTCGCCGCCTACGCCGACGCCCACTCCCGCCTCCCCGGCCGAGCGCCTGGCTGAAAGCCTGCGCCTTCACCGCTATGGGGACTACGCCGCGGCCCGGGCCCAGCTCTCCTCCCTGGCCGCCGAGATCACCGGGACCATCCGCCTGCAGGCTCGCTATCACCTGAGCAAGGCGTACCTGGCGGAGGGGTACTACCAGGAGGCCCTGGCGGCGTTGGACCAGCTGGATCAGGAGTTTGAATTGGCGCTGGCCAGCCAGGCATCCGCTGGCGTGGCAGGCCAGGAAGATCTGCGCCACAAGGCCGAATACTTGCGGGCCCAGGCCTATCAGGGGCTGGGCGACAATCCCCAGGCCATTGCGGCCTACCAGCGCTTCCTGGACGCCTACCCGGACGCGGTGGAGTGGATCGCTTCGGATCTGGCCCGGGCCTACCTGGCCGTGGGCAACCTGGCCGAGGCCGTGGCCACCTATCGCGGCGCAGCCGACACCGCGGCCCGGCGAGGGGATGTGGTTCACCAGGTGGGCCTGCTGGAATCGCTGGCCGCCGTCTACAGCGGGCAGGCCCGCCACCAGGAGGCGGCTGCCGTCTACGGCGACATCCTGGCCGTGGCTCGCAACGCGCCCTACCGGGCCCAGATCCAATACCAGGCTGGCCTGGCCCTGGCCAACGCCGGCGACGAGGCCGGCGCCATCCAGGCCTGGCAGGCAGCTACCCAGGAGGCGCCGGCCAGCCGCTATGCCTACTACGCCCTGGTGGAGCTGGTCAACCGGCAGGTGGACTTCGATCTGTACCTGCGGGGCTACATCGACCTTCAGGCCTCCTTGCTGGGGGAAAATGCCTGGCTGCCGGCGGTCAACGCCTTCCAGGCCTACCTGGAACAGGCGGGGCCGGACGGGGATCGGGCCGATCTGGCCTGGCTGGGGTTGGGACAGGCCTACCTGGGGCTGGGCAACTATGACGCTGCCATCCAGGCCCTGGACCACCTGCTGGCCAACTATCCGGCCTGCTCGTGCTACGGCCAGGCCTGGCTGGACAAAGCCCGCGCCCAGGCCGCAGCCGGCGACCGGGTGGAGGCCCGCCGCACCTATCGCACCTTCGCCCGGGAACACGCCGATCATGAGCTGGCGCCAGAGGCCCTCTGGCGCAGCGGCCTGCTGGCCCTGGAAGAGGGAAACCGGCTGGAAGCCGCGGTGGATTTCCTGGCCCTGGCCGACGGGTTTCCCGACAGTTCACGCGCGCCAGCGGGGCTCTACGCCATCGGCCTGGGAGCCTACCAGGAGGGGCTGTACGCCGAGAGCGTGGCCATGTTCCAGCGCCTGCAGCGGGACTATCCAGAGTATCGCTGGGACGCGGTGGCTTTCTGGCTGGGGCGGGCCCATCAGGCGGCCGGTAGCCAGGCAGAGGCCCACGCCGCCTGGCAAACCCTCCACGAGCGGGCGCCCGACATCTACTACGGCATCCTGGCCGGCGCGTCCCTGGCCCAGATCCCCCTGGCCGGCGGCGCTCTGCTGGACAACATGGATCACATTGCCGGCCCGGCCAGCACCCTGCCTGGGGATGATGGCAGCCAGGCCTTTGCCGAAGCGTGGCTGGCCCGCTGGCTGGGGGTGGAGCCGGCCAGCCTCAGCTCCCTGCCGGAGGAGGCCGCCCAGGATCCGGACCTGGCCCTGGGTCGGGTGTTGCTGGATCTGGACGAGCGCGCTGCCGCCCTGAGTGCCCTGGAGCGCTTCTACAACCGCCATCGGGACGATCCCCACGCGCTCTACGCCATGAGCCTGACCTTTGAAGCCCTGGGCACCTACCGGCTCAGCTTGATGGCCATGGCCCGGCTGCTGGAATTCAGCCCGGCCCGGTTGGTGGAAGATGCCCCCATTTTCCTGCAGCGACGGGCCTATCCCCAGCCCTTCCGGGAGTTGATCGCCCCGGAAGCCCAGGCCAACGGCCTGGACCCGTTGCTGCTCTACAGCCTGATCCGCCAGGAGAGCCTGTTTGAAGAGGGCGCCATCTCGGTGGCTGCGGCCCAGGGCCTGGCCCAGATCATCCCGGACACGGGCCACTGGATCGCCACCCAACTGGGCTTCCCCAACTATCGCAACGAACTGGTCTACCGTCCCCATATCAACGTCAAGTTTGGCGCCTACTACCTCCGCTGGGTGCAGGATTATCTCCAGGGCAATCCCATTTCCGCCCTGGTGGGCTACAACGCGGGTCCCTCCCGTTCGGCCCGCTGGCGGGAGGCCAGCGGTGCAGACGATGCCCTCTTCGTGGAGATGTTGACCCTCAGCGAGCCCCGGGTCTACGTCCAGGCGGTGGTGGCCAACCTGTACCACTACACCCGGCTCTACGGCGCCCAGGGGATGGCGGCTGCCCCTGGGCCGTAGACCTTCCACTATCAAACCTCGTGCAATTTGACCGCGCCACGGGCCTGGCAGATGTGATATGATGCCAATCAGGAGGAGACGGGCAGGGTTTCTGGCCCTGCCCGGGCAGATTGGCATCAATTGAGCAGAACCACCCACCTGGAGGAGAGGCCATGACCGAACTGCGCGAGTTCCCCAATCAGATCACCACCATCGAACGGTTCATCCTGGATCAGCAGCGGGGCTTTCCCGATGCCACGGGGACCCTGACCAACCTGCTGTATGACCTGGCCCTGGCTGCCAAGATCATCGCCAGCCGCACCACCCGGGCCGGCCTGGTGGACATTTTGGGCAGCACCGGGGAACAGAATGTCCAGGGAGAGGAAGTGCAGAAGCTGGACCGCTTCGCAGAGCGTACCATCTTCCGGCTGAACGACCACACCGGGCGCCTGGCCGTCATGGCCTCGGAGGAAGAGGCGGACATCATCCCTATCCCCGAACGTTTCAAAACCGGCAAATACGTGCTCCTCTACGACCCGCTGGACGGGTCTTCCAACATCGATTTCAACGTCAGCGTGGGCACTATCTTCGCCATCTACCGGCGCAAGAGCCAGGAAGGGCCGGGCACCCTGGAGGACTGCCTCCAGAAGGGGCGGGACCTGGTGGCCGCCGGCTACATCATCTACGGCTCCAGCACCATGATGGTCTATTCCACGGGTCAGGGGGTACACGGCTTCACCCTGGATCCCAGCATCGGCGAGTTTCTCCTCTCCCACCCCAACATCCGCATCCCGGCCCGGCCCAAGTACTACAGCGTGAATCAGGGCTACGAGCGCTACTGGTCGGAGGGGGTGCGCCGCTTTACCCGTTGGCTCCAGGGCGAGAACGAAGAAGGCAAAGAACTCTCCCTGCGCTACATCGGCTCCCTGGTGGCGGACTTCCACCGCAACCTGCTCACCGGCGGCATCTTCTACTATCCGGCCGATAGCAAAGATCCAGACAAACCCCATGGCAAGCTGCGCCTGCTCTACGAGGCGGCTCCCCTGGCCTTTCTGGCCGAACAGGCCGGCGGATACGCTTCTGACGGCCATCGGCCTATCCTGGACATCCAGCCCCAGGGCTTGCACCAGCGGACGCCCCTCTTCATCGGCAATCGCTCCCTGGTGGAGAAGGCGGAATACTTCATCCGCACCTACGATCAGGGATGAGGTCATGGCTCTGCTGCAAAAGGGTCAAATAGGACACTTACCCACGCAGATGAACGCTGATGAGGGCCACTCTCTCCTGCATTTCTTTGCGCCTTTGCACCTTTGCGCCTTTGCGTTCAAAAATCAAAAATGCCCTTTTTGCAGGGGAGTCGGTCATGGGTGCGCCAATAGAAACAGGTTGCGGCATGGTTACGCCGCAACCTGTTTGGACTTGCTTGGTCGTTGGGGATGCTTGTCCGGGGGTGCCTATTTCTTCCAGGTGTAGGTGCCGGTACGGCCGACCGGTAGCTGGGTCAGGTCAGTGGGGTTGCCGCTGTCCGCCGGCTGGAGGCCAGCTCGCTCGATGATGAGCCGGGCCAGCTCCGGGTCATAGGCCCGATCTTCCCGCTCCAGGGTCAGCTCGCCTTCGGGCGTGTAGTAGACCTGCAGCATGGCGTCTTCGTAGCGGGCGTCCGGGCGGCGGACCACAATGTCCAGCCGGTGGATGTGCCCCCAGTCCCAGACCTTTTTCAAGCCCCATGGCCGCAGCGGGTTGTAGATGACCAGGGCGTCCTCGGTTACTCGATAGGTTTCGTAAATGTCCAGCAGATCGCCGTAAATGAGGAGAATGCCCCAGAGGACAAAGGTCCAGGCGATGGCCTCGGCAAAGAAGACATGGGTCATGCCCATGCTGAAAGCCAGGGCCCCCGCGACCAGCATGGCTACCCCCATGGCCATGTTGCGTTGGGTGCCATAGAAGACAATGTCGCGGGACGCTTCCGGCTGGGCTTCCTCGCCTGCCGCAGTTTCTGCTTCTGCCACGACTTCCTCATCCCGGGCAGTGTCTGCGGACACCGCTGTGGAAGCCAGGGTTGCTTCGGCCACTTCCGCCATGGTACTCCTCCTCGCCGGTGATTGAGATCCGCTTCCGGATGCGCTGACGCCTTCTGGATGATACGCAATGAAAGCTGTACCGAATAAACGCTGTAATAGTATAGCCGCTTTCTCAAGCCTGCCCAAATTCCACTCGTGCAAAGATGCACAATGCCCCCGGCTCTATCGCTCGTTGCCGTCAGGCAGGAGGCGGTATCCCCGGCCGCGGATGGTGGTGAGAAAGCGGGGGCTGCTGGGGTCGGGCTCAATCTTCTGACGAAGCCGGCTGACCAGCTTCTCGATGCGGGCGTCGTCCACCTCGTCGATGTAGCTCTCTCCCCAGACGTGGGTCACGATCTGGTACTTATCCACGATCTTTTCCGCATTCTGGAAGAGCAACAACATCAACCGATATTCCAGGTTGGTGAGGGTCTCCACCGGCCGGTCGCCCAGGAATACTTCGCCCCGCTCTGCGTCCAGCCAGAGGCTGGTGGCGGAGGACCGTTCCTGGAGGACTTTGCGCTGGACAAAATCAGCCAGGAGTCGGCTGAAGAACTGATACTTCCCCTCCACCGGCAGCAGGATGTGACGCCGGGCCAGGTCGGCCAGGATGGCGGCGTTAGGCTCGTGGTCGGCCTGGAAGAGGCCCAGCATCTCCGCCTGTTCCTCCGGCGAGCGCTCATCCCAGATCTTGGCGCATTCCAGTTGCAGATCCTCGTTGCTGCGCATCTGCCGGGCCACCTGCCGATGGAGGGACCAGCGGTCGGCGGGGTTGGCCGGGTCGGCCTGCGCGGCCGGCAAGGCCGCATCCAGCAGGCGGCAGATGCCTTCCACCAGCGGCGGATGCCCGCCGGACCACTCGTAGATGAAGTCCAGGTCCGCCGCGATGAAGTCCGCCTCGAAGGCCTCCATGTACCGTCGGACCAGCCGTTCCACATCGCTGCGGGTCAGGGGAGCCAGGTGCCAGACCCGGGGCAGAAAGAGCTCACAGAACTCGGCACAGTGGTTTTCGCCCCGGAGCTGGATCAGGGGATTGCCCGTTGCCGTCACGTAGACCAGTTGGGGGCCGTGGCGATCTTTGAGCGCCCGCATGTTCAGGAAGACCCGGGAATCGATCTGGGAAAAGGGCTCGTCGAATTCGTCTAGGAAGAGGATGAGTCGGCCTGTGACGCTTTGCAGGGCTGCGGTGATCCCCCGGTTGAAGCTCAGGGGGATCTGGAAGTCGCTGGCTGGCGCCACCAGGGTTTCGTAGGCTTCCACCAGCTCCGGCAGGGATGCAAAGTGGGGTGAACTTTCCTGGAGGCAGCGCAAAACCAGTTCATAGAAGCCCTGGTCGCTCATCCCTAGCATCCGGTTACAGTCGATGTAGACGGGCAGGTAGGTCTGTCCCGCCTCTCCCAGCTCCTGGATCCAGACGTCGGGCTGGGCCAGCAGGCGAAGCAGGGCCGACTTGCCCACGTTGCTGAAGCCGACTACCTGGACGCACTGGGCGGCCACCAGGTACTGGATAATGTTGTGCACATCATGGCGGCGCATGTAGCCACCATCGGTCAAACGTAGCGTGTAGGGCATTCCTCCCCCCGGTGCAGTGCAATTCGGCAGTGAAATCCGGCGCGGTGAAATCCTGGGAGATGGCGACATCAGCCTGCCGGCTTAGCGAGCCGGCAAGGGCACGCAGACGGTGATGGCCGTGCCCTCGCCCGGGCTACTCTCCAGGCGTAGCTCGCCGCCCAGGAGCCGGGCCCGCTCGTTGAGGCCGACCAGGCCAAAGCGCCCCTCCGGGATCTCCGCCGGGTCGAATCCCTGGCCGTTGTCCTCGATGGCCAGGCTGACGCTGGCGGGCGTGAGGGTCAGGGTGAGGCGGACGTGGCAGGCCCCGGCGTGGCGCTGGATGTTGTTCAACGCCTCCTGGGCCATGCGGTAGAGCCCCACCTCCAGGTGAACCGGCAGTGGACGGTCGTCGCCCACCAGTACAAAGTCGCAGTCCACCTCTGGGCCCAGGGCGCTCTCCTGGATCAGGTGGGCGATGGCCTGGGCCAGGGTACGCCCCTGGAGCGGCGCCGCGCGCAGGTCCAGCACCGAGCGGCGCGCTTCCTCCAGATTGTGGCGGGCCATTTGCAGCGCCTTCTGGACACAGCGTTGGACCTGTTGCAGCGCTGCGTCCTGGCGGTCGGCCCGTTCCAGCAGGGCGTCGGCTGTTTCCAGCTGAAGGGCGATGGCCGACAGTCCCTGGGCCAGGGTGTCGTGGATCTCCCGGGCCAGGCGGTTGCGTTCTTCCACTGCGCCCAATTGGGTGCTGCGGGCGAAAAGATGAGCCCGGGCGATGGCGATGCTGAGCATGTCCCCCACGGTGTACAACAGGCGCAGATCGTCCGCAGAGAGCTTTCGCCAGTCTGTGCTGGCCACGTTGAGCACCCCCAGCCGGGTCTCCTGGGCATAGAGGGGGATGCTGGCATGGAAGCGCAGGCCATCGGTGCCGGCCATAAGCTTTTTCAGGCGGCTGCAGGTGATGATGTTCACGTTGGCTGCGCCCTCCAGGTCTCCCGCCAGGTAGGTGTCCAGGCAGTAGCAGCCACCGGCCATCCGCTCCGGCTCATGGGCCAGGCCTGGGGGCAAGTTGTGGGTGGCTGCCAGATAGGTGTTGCCGGTTTCCGGATGCACCAGGAAGACCCAGCCGGTGCGCAACCCGAACAGCTCGGCCACCAGGCCCAGCACCACCTGCAGGGCCCGGTCCAGGTCTACTTCCCGGTTCAGGGCCTGGGCGATGTGGTTGAGGATGGAGAGCTCCCGATGATGTTGTTGGAGCTGCTGCTGTTCGTTCATGGGCAGGTGTTCCGGCATTTCTGTTCCGGGTGGCGGCTCATGGGCCGCGGAGCCTGTGGGCACTGGCGCCACCACCTTCCGTCCGAGGGGCTGTCATTGTTTCCCGGGCGCCAACGGCCGCCTTGGTGGGTAGTATATCATACCCGCCGCCCCAGGTAGAGGCGCTCAGCTGCCCGGGCGGCCTTCCAATGGGAGAATTCATACATTTTTCTGATATTCTGCTAGCGTTCCACAAACATCCCGCTGCCATACTGGAAAGCAGAATCGGTGTAGGAGCCAGGCAGGCCCTGCACGCGTTCGTATGTGTTGGTTGGTGTTGACCAATTAGCACAGAAGGAGGCAGGCTATGTACTGGGTAACGGGTATTCTTGGCTTGTTGCTCGCGGTTGCGCCTTTTGCGTTGGGCTATCGGGAACATCCCGGTGCCATGTGGACCAGCGTGGTCCTGGGCGTGATTGTACTGTTGGCCTCCCTGTATGAAGCCATCGACAAAGAAAAGGCCAAGTGGGAGTATTGGGTCGCTGGCGTAGCGGGCCTGTTGGCCATCATCGCTCCCTTTGCGTTGGGCTTCAGCGCCATGACCTCGGCCCTGTGGACCACGGTGATCCTGGGCGCGATCCTGTTGATCCTGGCCGGTTATGAGCTGTTCTACGTGGAGCGATCCCAGAAGCATCAATCTTAATGCCCACCCGGCTGGCGTTGGGCGGCAACTGACGCCAGCCCACCTCTTTCGACGCAGTTTTCGACGCGAGAAGCCCTGACCGCTTGCCCTAGGAGGGCGGGGTCAGGGTTTCTTTTTGGCGGCTCTCATTTGCCAGATGGTCTCTTTCGCCGTATTGTTATACTATCTTTGCACCTTTTCAATTTACAGACGCAATCCACAATGGCCGTCCCGTCGCAGGCGCAGCTCGTAACTGCGCAGCCGTCGCTGTCCCTTCACCCGTCGGGATGTGGCGACGGCGGGCGGGCACGGGGGCCCGCCCCTACGGCAAACCGGTACCCTTGCGCGGGGGGTGACACCGGGCGGGGCAAGCCCCGCCCCTACGGGAACGGGCATCCCGTCGTAGGCGCAGCTCGTAGCTGCGAGGTGTCGCTGTCCCTTCACCCGTCGGGATGTGGCGACGGCGGGCGGGCACGGGGGCCCGCCCCTACGGCAAACCGGTACCCTTGCGCGGGGGGTGACACCGGGCGGGGTAAGCCCCGCCCCTACGGGAACGGGCATCTCGCCGTAGGCGCAGCTCGTAGCTGGGCAGGCGTCGCCATTCCTTCACCTGCCGGGATGGGGCGACGGCGGGCAGGCGGGGAGACCCGCTCCCGCGGGAACAGGGGTCCTGCCGAGCACCGCCGTGGATAGTTGTGAAATCTGTGGATCGAATCTGTAAAGATGGGGCGGGAAGTCATCTGTGAAATCTGTGGCTAAAAAAAGATACGCCTGTGGTTTCTGCAATGAAATCGGGCATTGACATCGATCATGAATCTGGCAGAGCTGCTGAGCCAACAGGCTCGACATCGCCCACAAGCCATCGCCCTGTTGGATCTCACCCGTGGCAGGCTCCGCCAGGTCCGCTTTGCCCAGCTGGATGAATGGGGACGCCGGGGCGCGTCCCTGCTGGCCCGGGAAGGGCTGCAGGCCGGAGATGTGATCCTCATCTTTCATCCCCTGGGCGTGGAGCTGTACGCCGCCTTGGCCGCGGTCTTGCGGATGGGCCTGGTGGCCATGTTTGTGGATCCAGCCCAGGGCACCGAGCACATCGCCCGCTGCTGTCAGCTCCTCCCGCCCAAGGCCCTGTTGGCCACGCCCAAGGCCCACCTCCTGCGGCTGACGACGCCGGCCCTGCGACGTATCCCCGTCAAGTTCGCCACCGGCCTGGGCGCCCCGGGAGCCATCCCCTGGCGGCGCTGGCGTTCCTGTGCCCCTTCGTCCTGGATGGCCCCCTGTTCGCCAGATACGCCCGCCCTGGTGACCTTCACCAGCGGGACCACCGGCCAGCCCAAGGCCACCGTGCGCACCCATGGAATCCTGCTACAGCAGCACCTGGCCCTGGAGAGAACTCTGGGCCTGACGCCCGACGACCGGGTATTGACCACGCTGCCCCTCTTCGTGCTGTCGCACCTGGCTGCCGGCGCTTCGACCCTCCTGCCCCGGGTCAACCTGCGCAGCCCAGGGCGCGTGGACGGCCCGGGCCTGGTAGCCCAGATGGAGCGCCACAGGGTCACCTGCCTGGAGGGATCCCCCACCCTGGTGGATGGGGTGGTCCGCGCCTGTGAGGCCCAGGGGCGCATCCTGCCTGGCCTCACCCGGGTCTTCAGCGGCGGCGCTCCGGTTTTCCCTCAACTCATGGCCCGGGTCCAGGCGGTAGCGCCCCAGGCCACGGTGACCGCGGTCTACGGCGCCACCGAGGCCGAGCCCATCGCCGCAATCCACTACCACGAGCTGGACGAAGACGATATTCACCAGATGCAGGCCGGGGCCGGCCTGTTGGCAGGCCGCCCGGTTCCAGAGATTTGTGTGCGCATCCTCCCGGATCGATGGGGCACTCCCTGGGGTAGCCTCAGCCCGGCGGAATTCGAGGAGCTGACCCTGCCGCCGGGCGTCCCGGGCGAAATTGTGGTCAGCGGCCGCTATGTCTTGACCGGCTACCTCCATGGCCAGGGGGATGCGGAGACCAAGATCCGGGTAGGCGAGACCATCTGGCACCGGACGGGGGATGCGGGCTATCTGGACCATGAAGGGCGCCTCTGGCTGTTGGGCCGATGCGCGGCCCGGGTGGCCGATGCCCGGGGTGTCCTTTATCCCCTGTCGGTGGAGGCCCCAGCCCAGGCCTTTCCCCAGGTCCGTCGGGCGGCGCTGGTTGCCCATGCGGGCCAGCGTCTGCTGGCTTTGGAGCTGGACGGCCCACCGACCCCGACCCTGTTGCAACAGATCCACGCCCAGGTAGGTCGGGATCGGATCGACAAGATCTGGGTTTTGCCCCGGCTGCCGGTGGATCGACGCCACAACGCCAAGATCGACTACGGCGAATTGCGGCAGTTGTTGATTGCCAACCAGAAAACCGCCGCCCCTTCGTAGGCGCAGCGCGTCGCTGCGCTTTGTCGCCCCCTTTCATTCCCACGGATCCGGCGACACCGGGTGGGCACGAAGGGCCGCCCCCGGTGAACCGCTGCCCTTTCGTGAACTGGCAAAGCCGTGTGGCCAGAGACCGCACCTGCCGAAATCGGTGCCCTTCCGGGCCTGGCAACGCCGGGTGGGCTGCCAGCCAGCCCCTACGGCTGGCTGCGACGTACCCAGGGGCCTGCCTCCTGGGCCGCCAGGAAAGCCAGCTCGCTCACGGTGGGGTGGGCGCCGGCAACCTCGGCCAGTTGCTCCACCGTCGCCCCCCAGGCGATGGCCAGGGCCACTGGGGCCAGCACGTCGGCCGCGTGGGGGCCCACCGCCACACCGCCCACCACCCGGCGGTCGTGTTTGTCGTAGGCCAGCTCTACGAAGCCGTCGCCCTCGGCCAGCAGATGCCCCTTCAGGCCCGCGGTGAAGGGCAACCGTACCGTCAGGAGCTGGTTGCTGGCTGTCTGAAGGGTGCCCACCTGGGCCACCTGGGGTTCGCAGTAAACCGCATGGACGACCGTCTCTGGCCGGAAGGGAGGCGTGGGGAGGCCCAGGGCATGTCGAGCCGCGATACGGGCCTGGGCCGTGGCCCGGTTGGCCAGCATGGGCGCGCCCGTGGCATCGCCCACCGCGTAGATGCCCGGTACCCTGGTCTGGCCGTAGGCGTCGGTCTCCAGTCCACCGCCCGGGCCTGGGGAAAGCCCCGCCGCGTCCAGGGCCAGGCGCGCCAGGTCGGGCGTGCGGCCGATGGCCAGGAAGGCCATGCTGCCGGTATGGCGGCCCCCATCCCGGGTGATCACTGTGATGCCGGCCTCGTTTCGTTCAATGGCTGTGGCGGGCTGACCAATGGCCAGGTCCACCCCGCGGCGGGCCATGACATCTGCCAGGAAGCGGCCCACATCAGGCGCAAAGCGGGGCAGGATGCCGGCCTGATCCAGGACCCAGGTCACCCGAAGGCCCAGGCGGTTGAAGAGATAGGCGAACTCGGTGCCGGTGGCGCCGCCGCCGACCACCACCACGTCCGGCGGCAGTTGGGCCAGATGGCTGGCAAAGCGGGGCGCGAGGATCCGCTCCCCGTCGGGCTGCATCCCCGGCGGAAAGCGAGGCACCGATCCGGTGGCGACGATGACGGCATCGGCGTGGACGGTGTGGGTGAAATCCTGGGCTTGCACTGTGAGGGAATGGGGGCCGCTGAAGGCCGCGACACCGTTGAGCAGCTCCACGCCCAGCCGGCGCAGGCTGGCCGCCTGCTGCTCGTTCCACGCGGCTGTGACAGCGCGGATGCGGGCCAACACGGCCTGGGGATCGGGCCGGGCGCCCGTCACCACTGTACCCAGTTGGGCGGCCTCCTGGAACAGGCCGTAGGTGTCTGCCGCCGTCAGCCAGACCTTGCTGGGCGTCAGGCTGTGCCAGCCGGCGCGACCGCCCACAGGGCCTTCGCCGATCAGGGTGACCTGGGCGCCGGCCCGGGCGGCAACTGTGGCCGCTTCGATGCCGGCCGGCCCATTGCCGATGATGGCGATCCGTTGGGTCATCTGTATGCTCCTCTGGCGTGGCATGGATTCGTCTGATGAATTCCGGCAGACGTGGGGTCTATGTCCTCGTGTGGCGGTGGCACGGGCACCCCTGTCCCGCCGGAAAGCTGATCCCTGGGGCGAATGAATGCCCGACTGTACTGGCCCGGGGATCAGGCCTATAATGGGGTACATTACCACCACTCTGCCGGGAAGTCGAGTGAAAGGCGTCCCATTTGGGGCGGGACCATGGTCTGGCAACGGTGGCCCAGGAAATGGGCGCCCAACGAATAAGCCAGCTTTTGCAGGGGAGAAGGATAAGCCATGGATGCCAGCGAGCAGGTGCAGGAACAACAACTGGTGGCGCGGGCCCAGCAGGGCGATCCGGCTGCCCTGGCCGCCATCGTGGAGGCTCACCAGCAGCGGATCTACCACGTGGCCCTGCGCATGTGTGGCAACCCCCAGGATGCCGAAGAGACGTTGCAGGAGACGTT
This window contains:
- a CDS encoding transglycosylase SLT domain-containing protein, whose protein sequence is MMNFYNRLSRSERLVLWASVATVAVVLVLTGLHITGIFPRPMATPAASMPPSPNAPDQGRQGTLMPTFTPTAVLSTAVAAAAATSTASPVATQAATAAIPVEPPAEPTPTPAPSSPPTPTPTPASPAERLAESLRLHRYGDYAAARAQLSSLAAEITGTIRLQARYHLSKAYLAEGYYQEALAALDQLDQEFELALASQASAGVAGQEDLRHKAEYLRAQAYQGLGDNPQAIAAYQRFLDAYPDAVEWIASDLARAYLAVGNLAEAVATYRGAADTAARRGDVVHQVGLLESLAAVYSGQARHQEAAAVYGDILAVARNAPYRAQIQYQAGLALANAGDEAGAIQAWQAATQEAPASRYAYYALVELVNRQVDFDLYLRGYIDLQASLLGENAWLPAVNAFQAYLEQAGPDGDRADLAWLGLGQAYLGLGNYDAAIQALDHLLANYPACSCYGQAWLDKARAQAAAGDRVEARRTYRTFAREHADHELAPEALWRSGLLALEEGNRLEAAVDFLALADGFPDSSRAPAGLYAIGLGAYQEGLYAESVAMFQRLQRDYPEYRWDAVAFWLGRAHQAAGSQAEAHAAWQTLHERAPDIYYGILAGASLAQIPLAGGALLDNMDHIAGPASTLPGDDGSQAFAEAWLARWLGVEPASLSSLPEEAAQDPDLALGRVLLDLDERAAALSALERFYNRHRDDPHALYAMSLTFEALGTYRLSLMAMARLLEFSPARLVEDAPIFLQRRAYPQPFRELIAPEAQANGLDPLLLYSLIRQESLFEEGAISVAAAQGLAQIIPDTGHWIATQLGFPNYRNELVYRPHINVKFGAYYLRWVQDYLQGNPISALVGYNAGPSRSARWREASGADDALFVEMLTLSEPRVYVQAVVANLYHYTRLYGAQGMAAAPGP
- the fbp gene encoding class 1 fructose-bisphosphatase, whose protein sequence is MTELREFPNQITTIERFILDQQRGFPDATGTLTNLLYDLALAAKIIASRTTRAGLVDILGSTGEQNVQGEEVQKLDRFAERTIFRLNDHTGRLAVMASEEEADIIPIPERFKTGKYVLLYDPLDGSSNIDFNVSVGTIFAIYRRKSQEGPGTLEDCLQKGRDLVAAGYIIYGSSTMMVYSTGQGVHGFTLDPSIGEFLLSHPNIRIPARPKYYSVNQGYERYWSEGVRRFTRWLQGENEEGKELSLRYIGSLVADFHRNLLTGGIFYYPADSKDPDKPHGKLRLLYEAAPLAFLAEQAGGYASDGHRPILDIQPQGLHQRTPLFIGNRSLVEKAEYFIRTYDQG
- a CDS encoding winged helix-turn-helix domain-containing protein, which translates into the protein MPYTLRLTDGGYMRRHDVHNIIQYLVAAQCVQVVGFSNVGKSALLRLLAQPDVWIQELGEAGQTYLPVYIDCNRMLGMSDQGFYELVLRCLQESSPHFASLPELVEAYETLVAPASDFQIPLSFNRGITAALQSVTGRLILFLDEFDEPFSQIDSRVFLNMRALKDRHGPQLVYVTATGNPLIQLRGENHCAEFCELFLPRVWHLAPLTRSDVERLVRRYMEAFEADFIAADLDFIYEWSGGHPPLVEGICRLLDAALPAAQADPANPADRWSLHRQVARQMRSNEDLQLECAKIWDERSPEEQAEMLGLFQADHEPNAAILADLARRHILLPVEGKYQFFSRLLADFVQRKVLQERSSATSLWLDAERGEVFLGDRPVETLTNLEYRLMLLLFQNAEKIVDKYQIVTHVWGESYIDEVDDARIEKLVSRLRQKIEPDPSSPRFLTTIRGRGYRLLPDGNER
- a CDS encoding GAF domain-containing sensor histidine kinase yields the protein MNEQQQLQQHHRELSILNHIAQALNREVDLDRALQVVLGLVAELFGLRTGWVFLVHPETGNTYLAATHNLPPGLAHEPERMAGGCYCLDTYLAGDLEGAANVNIITCSRLKKLMAGTDGLRFHASIPLYAQETRLGVLNVASTDWRKLSADDLRLLYTVGDMLSIAIARAHLFARSTQLGAVEERNRLAREIHDTLAQGLSAIALQLETADALLERADRQDAALQQVQRCVQKALQMARHNLEEARRSVLDLRAAPLQGRTLAQAIAHLIQESALGPEVDCDFVLVGDDRPLPVHLEVGLYRMAQEALNNIQRHAGACHVRLTLTLTPASVSLAIEDNGQGFDPAEIPEGRFGLVGLNERARLLGGELRLESSPGEGTAITVCVPLPAR
- a CDS encoding SPW repeat protein, with the protein product MYWVTGILGLLLAVAPFALGYREHPGAMWTSVVLGVIVLLASLYEAIDKEKAKWEYWVAGVAGLLAIIAPFALGFSAMTSALWTTVILGAILLILAGYELFYVERSQKHQS
- a CDS encoding AMP-binding protein, with protein sequence MNLAELLSQQARHRPQAIALLDLTRGRLRQVRFAQLDEWGRRGASLLAREGLQAGDVILIFHPLGVELYAALAAVLRMGLVAMFVDPAQGTEHIARCCQLLPPKALLATPKAHLLRLTTPALRRIPVKFATGLGAPGAIPWRRWRSCAPSSWMAPCSPDTPALVTFTSGTTGQPKATVRTHGILLQQHLALERTLGLTPDDRVLTTLPLFVLSHLAAGASTLLPRVNLRSPGRVDGPGLVAQMERHRVTCLEGSPTLVDGVVRACEAQGRILPGLTRVFSGGAPVFPQLMARVQAVAPQATVTAVYGATEAEPIAAIHYHELDEDDIHQMQAGAGLLAGRPVPEICVRILPDRWGTPWGSLSPAEFEELTLPPGVPGEIVVSGRYVLTGYLHGQGDAETKIRVGETIWHRTGDAGYLDHEGRLWLLGRCAARVADARGVLYPLSVEAPAQAFPQVRRAALVAHAGQRLLALELDGPPTPTLLQQIHAQVGRDRIDKIWVLPRLPVDRRHNAKIDYGELRQLLIANQKTAAPS